The Halopseudomonas sabulinigri genome window below encodes:
- the trpB gene encoding tryptophan synthase subunit beta, with translation MSNANQHFRRDADAQGQFGQFGGRFVAETLMPLVLDLEHAYKQARSEPNFIAELDRFNAEFVGRPSPLYFAERLTEQYGGARIFFKREELNHTGAHKINNCIGQVLLARRMGKSRIIAETGAGMHGVATATVCARFGLECVVYMGATDIERQRDNVARMRLMGASIVPVTSGTGTLKDAMNEALRDWVTNVDNTFYMIGTVAGPHPYPTLVRDFQAIIGRETCSQMLEREGRLPDSLVACIGGGSNAMGLFHHFLDYPEVQMVGVEAAGHGLDSGKHAASLKGGVPGVLHGNRTYLLQDEDGQITDAHSVSAGLDYPGIGPEHAWLHEQGRVDYVAVTDQQALDAFHNCCRMEGIIPALETAHALAEVARRAPTLPSDHLMVVCLSGRGDKDMPTVLRLMEEQA, from the coding sequence ATGTCGAATGCCAACCAACATTTCCGTCGCGATGCCGACGCACAGGGCCAGTTTGGCCAGTTCGGTGGGCGCTTCGTTGCCGAAACCCTGATGCCGCTGGTTCTGGATCTGGAGCATGCCTACAAGCAGGCGCGCTCGGAACCGAACTTCATCGCCGAGCTGGACCGCTTCAACGCCGAGTTCGTCGGCCGCCCCAGCCCGCTGTACTTCGCCGAGCGGCTGACCGAGCAGTACGGCGGCGCCAGGATCTTCTTCAAGCGCGAGGAGCTGAACCACACCGGCGCGCACAAGATCAACAACTGCATCGGCCAGGTCCTGCTGGCCCGGCGCATGGGCAAGAGCCGCATCATCGCCGAGACCGGCGCGGGTATGCACGGCGTGGCAACGGCTACCGTGTGCGCTCGCTTTGGTCTGGAGTGCGTGGTCTATATGGGCGCTACCGACATCGAGCGCCAGCGCGACAACGTGGCGCGCATGCGCCTGATGGGCGCCAGCATCGTGCCGGTTACCTCGGGCACCGGCACCCTGAAGGATGCGATGAACGAGGCGCTGCGCGACTGGGTGACTAACGTCGACAACACCTTCTACATGATCGGCACCGTGGCCGGCCCGCACCCCTACCCCACGCTGGTGCGCGACTTTCAGGCGATCATCGGCCGCGAGACCTGCAGCCAGATGCTCGAGCGCGAAGGGCGCTTGCCCGATAGCCTGGTGGCCTGCATCGGTGGCGGCTCCAACGCCATGGGGCTGTTCCACCATTTCCTCGACTACCCCGAAGTGCAGATGGTCGGCGTTGAAGCGGCCGGTCACGGGCTGGATTCCGGCAAGCATGCAGCCAGCCTGAAGGGCGGCGTACCCGGCGTATTGCACGGCAACCGCACTTACCTGCTGCAGGATGAAGACGGCCAGATTACCGACGCGCACTCGGTGTCTGCCGGCCTCGACTATCCCGGCATCGGGCCAGAACACGCCTGGTTGCACGAGCAGGGCCGCGTCGATTACGTCGCGGTGACCGACCAGCAGGCGCTGGACGCCTTCCACAACTGCTGCCGCATGGAAGGCATTATTCCCGCGCTGGAAACCGCCCACGCGCTGGCCGAAGTCGCCCGCCGTGCGCCAACACTGCCCAGCGATCACCTGATGGTGGTGTGCCTGTCCGGCCGGGGCGACAAAGACATGCCCACGGTGCTGCGCCTGATGGAGGAACAAGCATGA
- a CDS encoding ATP-binding cassette domain-containing protein, producing MFQLQSVTFAVPERTLLQPLDLSLAAGQMIGLIGHNGSGKSTLIKLLARQQAASAGSILLDERPLEAWGEREFARQVAYLPQQLPAAESLTVRELVGFGRYPWHGLLGRFSVDDRQEVERAMELTDVTRFADSLVDTLSGGERQRVWLAMLLAQHTRYLLLDEPTSALDIAHQVDVLALVQRLSRELDLGVIVVLHDINMAARYCDHLVALHSGRLLMQGSPAELMNDQALEAIYGLPMTVIPHPDHSSAIAVARG from the coding sequence ATGTTTCAGCTGCAGTCCGTGACCTTCGCCGTACCGGAACGGACGCTGTTGCAGCCGCTTGATCTGAGCCTGGCTGCAGGCCAAATGATTGGCCTGATCGGCCACAACGGTTCCGGCAAATCGACCCTGATCAAACTCCTCGCACGCCAGCAAGCCGCCTCGGCCGGCAGTATCCTGCTGGATGAACGGCCGCTGGAGGCCTGGGGCGAGCGCGAGTTTGCCCGCCAGGTTGCCTACCTGCCGCAGCAGTTGCCGGCCGCCGAGAGCCTGACCGTGCGCGAGCTGGTCGGCTTTGGCCGTTATCCCTGGCATGGTCTGCTGGGCCGCTTCAGCGTCGACGACCGCCAGGAGGTCGAGCGCGCCATGGAGCTGACCGACGTTACCCGCTTTGCCGATAGCCTGGTCGATACTTTGTCCGGCGGCGAACGCCAGCGCGTCTGGCTGGCCATGCTGCTGGCCCAGCACACCCGCTATCTGCTGCTCGATGAGCCCACCTCGGCGCTGGACATTGCCCACCAGGTGGATGTGCTGGCGCTGGTGCAGCGGCTCAGCCGCGAACTGGATCTGGGCGTGATTGTGGTACTGCACGACATCAACATGGCGGCGCGTTACTGCGATCATCTGGTGGCGCTGCATTCCGGCCGCCTGCTGATGCAGGGCAGCCCCGCCGAGCTGATGAACGATCAGGCGCTGGAGGCCATCTACGGCTTGCCGATGACCGTCATCCCGCACCCGGATCACAGCTCGGCCATCGCGGTGGCGCGCGGGTGA
- a CDS encoding BMP family ABC transporter substrate-binding protein produces MSLKRTLALAAALVLPMQVMAADDPLKVGFVYVGPIGDHGWSYQHDQGRKELEAHFGDKVQTTYVENVNEGADAERTIRRLAQAGNDVIFTTSFGFMNATARVAADYPDKTFMHATGYKQAENLGTYLSVTYEGRYVTGTAAGMVTKSNTIGYIASFPIPEVIRDINATFMGARAVNPDVEMKVVWVNTWFDPAKEADAANTLIDQGVDVIVQHTDSPAPLLAAQKRGVWGVGQASDMSHFAPEAHLLSVVNDWGPYYIKSVQAVMDGNWVSGDYWGGIHDGVIKIESISDKLTAEQRSKVDAMIASIDSGEFHPFTGPIKDQSGTVRVADGVEMTHEELAGMDWYVEGMTATIPQ; encoded by the coding sequence ATGAGTTTGAAACGCACTCTGGCGTTGGCCGCAGCCCTCGTGCTGCCCATGCAGGTAATGGCAGCGGACGATCCACTGAAAGTGGGTTTTGTTTACGTTGGTCCCATTGGTGACCACGGCTGGAGCTACCAGCACGACCAAGGCCGCAAGGAGCTGGAAGCTCACTTTGGCGACAAGGTACAGACCACCTACGTTGAAAACGTCAACGAAGGCGCCGATGCCGAGCGCACCATTCGTCGTCTGGCCCAGGCCGGCAACGACGTGATCTTCACCACCTCCTTCGGCTTCATGAACGCCACCGCGCGCGTCGCGGCCGACTATCCCGATAAAACCTTCATGCATGCCACCGGTTACAAGCAGGCTGAAAACCTGGGCACTTATCTGTCGGTTACCTATGAAGGCCGCTACGTCACCGGTACTGCCGCTGGCATGGTGACCAAGAGCAACACCATAGGCTACATCGCCTCCTTCCCGATTCCAGAAGTTATCCGCGACATCAACGCCACCTTCATGGGTGCTCGTGCGGTAAATCCTGATGTGGAAATGAAAGTAGTTTGGGTCAACACCTGGTTCGACCCGGCCAAGGAAGCTGACGCTGCCAACACCCTGATCGATCAGGGCGTGGACGTGATCGTGCAGCACACCGACAGCCCCGCTCCCCTGCTGGCAGCGCAGAAGCGCGGCGTTTGGGGCGTGGGTCAGGCTTCCGACATGAGCCACTTTGCGCCTGAAGCCCACCTGCTGTCCGTGGTCAACGATTGGGGCCCTTACTACATCAAGAGCGTTCAGGCTGTGATGGACGGTAACTGGGTGTCAGGCGACTACTGGGGCGGCATCCATGATGGCGTGATCAAGATCGAGTCCATCAGCGACAAGCTGACCGCCGAGCAGCGCAGCAAGGTTGACGCGATGATCGCCTCTATCGACAGCGGCGAGTTCCACCCCTTCACTGGTCCGATCAAGGATCAGAGCGGCACTGTTCGCGTGGCTGACGGTGTTGAGATGACCCATGAAGAGCTGGCTGGGATGGATTGGTACGTTGAGGGTATGACGGCCACTATTCCGCAGTAA
- a CDS encoding aminopeptidase produces MRGLCLLLLIGLLPGCSSLSYLHHSWQGQRDLLARAEPLEQVLQNPATEPQLAKRLQQAQRIRAFASQQLKLPDNASYTRYADLQRPYALWNLFVAAPLSMDAVPHCYPFFGCIAYKGYFDQASADAAAEQWRAKGMEVYVAGIPAYSTIGWYDDPLLNSMLHWDDDYLAELLFHELAHQQYYVKDDTAFNESFASFVGKQGLREWRAAQGLGARQRDPRALEREFVQLLLTAREQLVALYASEASDSAKLAGKAKVFSQLRADYRQWRDQHWQGVAPYDHWFAGELNNARLLPFGLYDQWIPAFAQLYAQSSDWPDFYRRVEALGALPEAQRATALQRLLEASAPAKAD; encoded by the coding sequence ATGAGAGGTCTATGCCTGTTGCTGTTGATCGGCCTGCTGCCCGGCTGCAGCTCGTTGAGTTATCTGCACCACAGCTGGCAGGGTCAGCGCGACCTGCTGGCGCGCGCCGAGCCGCTGGAACAGGTGCTGCAAAACCCAGCCACCGAGCCGCAACTGGCCAAGCGGCTGCAGCAGGCGCAGCGCATCCGAGCCTTTGCCAGCCAGCAGCTAAAGCTGCCGGATAACGCCAGCTACACCCGCTACGCCGATCTGCAGCGTCCCTATGCGCTGTGGAACCTGTTTGTCGCCGCGCCCCTGTCAATGGACGCCGTGCCCCACTGTTATCCGTTCTTTGGCTGCATCGCCTACAAGGGCTACTTCGATCAGGCCAGTGCCGACGCCGCCGCCGAGCAATGGCGCGCCAAGGGTATGGAGGTCTATGTCGCCGGTATTCCGGCCTATTCGACCATAGGTTGGTACGACGACCCGCTGCTCAACTCGATGCTGCACTGGGATGACGATTACCTCGCCGAGCTGCTGTTCCACGAGCTGGCGCACCAGCAGTATTACGTGAAGGACGACACCGCCTTCAATGAATCCTTCGCCAGTTTTGTGGGTAAGCAGGGGTTGCGCGAATGGCGTGCGGCGCAGGGGTTGGGCGCGCGGCAACGCGATCCGCGCGCACTGGAGCGCGAGTTTGTACAGCTGCTGCTGACTGCGCGCGAGCAACTGGTTGCGCTCTATGCCAGCGAGGCCAGCGATAGCGCCAAACTGGCCGGCAAGGCAAAGGTGTTCAGTCAGTTGCGCGCCGATTACCGGCAGTGGCGCGACCAGCACTGGCAAGGCGTCGCACCTTATGATCACTGGTTTGCCGGCGAGTTGAACAACGCCCGGCTGTTGCCCTTTGGCCTATACGATCAGTGGATTCCGGCGTTTGCCCAACTCTACGCACAGAGCAGCGATTGGCCGGACTTCTATCGCCGTGTGGAAGCTCTGGGTGCACTGCCTGAAGCACAGCGCGCAACCGCGCTGCAACGCCTGCTGGAGGCCTCTGCACCGGCAAAAGCGGATTGA
- the trpA gene encoding tryptophan synthase subunit alpha, with the protein MSNRLQQRFAACAKQNRAALVTYICAGDPGYDASLSLLQQLPGAGADIIELGMPFSDPMADGPTIQAAAVRALDNGQTQRKTLEMVRAFRTTDQTTPLVLMGYYNPIHRYGAEAFLNEAHAAGVDGLLIVDLPAEHDNELGPMARDLGLDMIRMASPTTDAKRLPRVLANASGFLYYVSLNGVTGVGQADNAVVDAALAAIRQQSELPICVGFGVRTPEQAAAFARTATGVVVGSALVEAMFKGGEAAALELTRGLAGAMRR; encoded by the coding sequence ATGAGTAATCGTCTGCAACAACGCTTTGCCGCGTGCGCCAAACAGAACCGCGCAGCCCTGGTGACCTACATCTGTGCCGGTGACCCCGGTTATGACGCCAGCCTTTCGCTGCTGCAACAGCTGCCGGGCGCGGGTGCCGATATCATCGAACTGGGCATGCCGTTCAGTGATCCGATGGCCGACGGTCCGACCATTCAGGCCGCTGCCGTACGCGCACTCGACAACGGCCAGACCCAGCGCAAGACGCTGGAGATGGTGCGCGCCTTCCGCACCACCGATCAGACCACTCCGCTGGTGCTGATGGGCTACTACAACCCGATCCACCGCTACGGCGCCGAAGCCTTTCTCAACGAGGCGCACGCGGCCGGTGTCGATGGCCTGCTGATCGTCGATCTGCCCGCCGAGCACGACAATGAGCTGGGCCCCATGGCGCGCGACCTGGGCCTGGACATGATTCGCATGGCCAGCCCCACCACCGATGCCAAGCGCCTGCCGCGCGTGCTGGCCAACGCCAGTGGCTTTCTCTACTACGTGTCGCTCAACGGCGTGACCGGGGTAGGGCAGGCAGACAACGCCGTGGTGGATGCCGCCCTCGCGGCCATCCGTCAGCAGAGCGAGCTGCCGATCTGCGTGGGCTTTGGTGTGCGCACGCCAGAGCAAGCGGCGGCCTTTGCCCGCACGGCCACGGGTGTGGTGGTGGGCTCGGCTTTGGTTGAGGCGATGTTCAAGGGTGGCGAGGCTGCGGCGTTGGAGTTGACGCGGGGGTTGGCGGGGGCGATGCGGCGCTAG
- a CDS encoding LysR family transcriptional regulator → MARDLPSLNALKAFEVAARLESMSQAADELHVTHGAVSRQIRQLEEELGVALFDKVGRGVQLTAAGRQLRDACRDAFGSLREVCAEIRQADQRGPFLLACPGSLLARWFIPRLDRLNAELPELNLHLSASEGELDPRRAGVSGTLLFAAPPWPADMQVYPLRQERIGPVFSPRYSGAARLQGQPASALLNESLLHTHSRSQAWADWAHLQQIDPASLTQGQGFEHLYYLLEAALSGLGVAIAPQLLVADDIAAGRLLAPWGFVQTQHQLGLWVPKRQPQGAAQPLADWLLSELAGSSE, encoded by the coding sequence ATGGCCCGAGACTTACCCTCGCTGAACGCGCTCAAAGCCTTTGAAGTGGCTGCCAGACTGGAAAGCATGAGTCAGGCGGCAGACGAGCTGCACGTCACCCACGGTGCGGTGAGCCGCCAGATACGGCAGCTTGAAGAGGAGTTGGGGGTGGCGCTGTTCGACAAGGTCGGGCGGGGTGTTCAGCTCACTGCCGCCGGCCGCCAGTTGCGTGATGCTTGCCGCGATGCCTTTGGCAGCTTGCGTGAGGTCTGTGCCGAAATACGCCAAGCCGACCAGCGTGGCCCGTTTCTGCTCGCCTGCCCCGGCAGCCTGCTCGCGCGCTGGTTTATTCCACGGCTCGACCGTCTCAACGCCGAGCTGCCGGAGCTGAACTTGCATCTCTCGGCCAGCGAGGGCGAGCTGGACCCGCGTCGCGCCGGGGTCAGCGGTACGCTGTTGTTTGCCGCGCCGCCTTGGCCTGCCGATATGCAGGTTTATCCGCTTCGGCAGGAGCGCATCGGCCCGGTCTTCAGCCCGCGCTACTCTGGTGCAGCGCGCCTGCAAGGGCAGCCGGCCAGTGCCCTGTTGAACGAGAGCCTGCTGCATACCCACTCCCGCTCGCAGGCCTGGGCCGACTGGGCGCACTTGCAGCAAATTGATCCGGCCAGTCTGACTCAAGGCCAGGGTTTCGAGCATTTGTACTATCTGCTGGAGGCCGCGCTCTCCGGGTTGGGCGTGGCCATCGCGCCGCAGCTGCTGGTCGCCGACGACATTGCCGCCGGTCGCCTGCTCGCGCCCTGGGGTTTTGTTCAGACGCAGCATCAATTGGGCCTGTGGGTGCCAAAGCGCCAACCCCAAGGCGCTGCACAGCCGTTGGCCGACTGGTTGCTCAGCGAACTGGCAGGGAGCAGCGAATGA
- a CDS encoding amidohydrolase family protein produces MAYLIKNAQAVFSPTQADATDIRIRDGKITELGCQLQPSTEQSEQVIDAAGCVVWPGLVNTHHHLAQSIMKGVPGGLNQNLNDWLGSVPYRYWPKVTPELMYHAARLGLYELLRSGGTTCADHHYLYHATTSPELEDAVWRAADELGMRLVLCRGSATSVGSHHGMIEHGIAPETIGQIIERLDASRVRYHQDGGDAMRKLVVAPTSLIHSSDPDGLREQAAYAREFKLGMHSHLLEVDFDEVASLKKYGKRAVDYAGDCGWLGDDVWFAHLVHCDDYIIDRLASTGTGIAHCPTSNCRLGSGIAPAIKMEQAGMAITLGVDGSASAESGSMLQELNLAWLIHRAVHGPDATTLEKALSWGSRNGAELLGLHDVGEIKVGMAADLVLYDINQPRFAGVHSPLTAPLMCGEPVSVKYSFVQGRVVVDGGEVCGLDEAELTARVQESVAQLIRS; encoded by the coding sequence GTGGCTTACCTGATCAAGAACGCACAAGCAGTCTTTTCCCCCACCCAGGCCGACGCGACCGACATTCGTATTCGCGATGGCAAGATCACCGAGCTGGGCTGCCAGCTGCAGCCCTCAACCGAGCAGAGCGAGCAGGTCATCGATGCCGCTGGCTGTGTCGTCTGGCCCGGCCTGGTCAACACCCATCACCACCTCGCCCAATCCATCATGAAGGGTGTGCCCGGTGGCCTGAACCAGAACCTCAATGACTGGCTAGGCTCAGTGCCCTACCGCTACTGGCCCAAGGTCACCCCGGAGCTGATGTACCACGCTGCGCGATTGGGGCTGTACGAGCTGCTGCGCTCCGGCGGCACTACCTGCGCCGATCATCATTACCTTTACCACGCCACCACTAGCCCCGAGCTGGAAGATGCTGTGTGGCGTGCGGCTGATGAACTGGGCATGCGCCTGGTGCTCTGCCGCGGCAGCGCGACCTCGGTCGGCAGCCACCACGGCATGATCGAACACGGCATCGCGCCGGAAACCATCGGCCAAATCATCGAGCGGCTGGATGCCAGCCGTGTTCGCTACCACCAAGACGGCGGCGATGCCATGCGCAAGCTGGTGGTCGCGCCAACCAGCCTGATTCATTCCAGCGATCCGGATGGCCTGCGTGAACAGGCGGCCTACGCCCGCGAGTTCAAGCTCGGCATGCACTCGCACCTGCTGGAAGTCGACTTTGACGAAGTTGCCTCGCTGAAAAAGTACGGCAAACGCGCCGTGGATTACGCCGGTGATTGCGGCTGGCTGGGCGACGACGTCTGGTTTGCCCACTTGGTGCATTGCGACGATTACATCATCGACCGCCTGGCCAGCACCGGCACCGGCATCGCCCACTGCCCAACCTCCAACTGCCGCCTGGGCAGCGGCATCGCCCCGGCGATCAAGATGGAACAAGCCGGCATGGCGATCACCCTGGGCGTAGACGGCTCTGCGTCTGCCGAGTCCGGCTCCATGCTGCAGGAGCTGAACCTGGCCTGGCTGATCCACCGCGCCGTCCACGGCCCGGACGCCACCACCCTGGAAAAGGCACTCAGCTGGGGCAGCCGCAACGGCGCCGAGCTGCTGGGCTTACACGATGTTGGCGAAATCAAGGTCGGCATGGCAGCCGATCTGGTGCTCTACGACATCAACCAGCCACGCTTTGCCGGCGTGCACAGCCCGCTGACCGCGCCGCTGATGTGTGGTGAGCCGGTGAGCGTCAAATACAGTTTTGTGCAGGGTCGCGTGGTGGTGGACGGCGGCGAGGTGTGTGGATTGGATGAGGCTGAGTTGACGGCGCGGGTGCAGGAGTCGGTGGCGCAGCTCATTCGGAGCTGA
- a CDS encoding isopenicillin N synthase family dioxygenase, giving the protein MTTATTPEYGLKELQLETTFGGMGKETAREIPLIDLTDFENRRAEITEQLWSAATEVGFFQLVNHGLDVKLVQSAFELSEAFFSLSNEQKARFPLKKGLNTGWEFMSQVRPSTRTADQKESFQITLPHMDDLWPNQTVVPEFHRIMLDFEYRAWQLGMQVLSCFAERLGFARDFFTKAHDRRQPDYQSTLRLLHYLAMPEEDQDESLWRAGAHTDFDCLTMVFQKEGQGGLQVSPGKDAEGAGDNREWSSVIPRDDIITCNIGDMLMRWSDDQLKSTLHRVRMPKPGEYRGPRYSMAFFCQANKNVMIESPAGKYPPISAADYLLQRIQANFAEAKK; this is encoded by the coding sequence ATGACAACTGCAACAACCCCAGAATACGGCCTCAAAGAACTGCAGCTGGAAACCACCTTCGGCGGCATGGGCAAGGAAACCGCCCGCGAAATTCCGCTGATCGACCTGACTGATTTTGAGAACCGCCGCGCGGAGATCACCGAGCAGCTGTGGAGCGCCGCCACCGAAGTCGGCTTCTTCCAGCTGGTCAATCACGGCCTGGACGTCAAACTGGTGCAGAGCGCCTTTGAGCTGTCCGAAGCCTTCTTCAGCCTGAGCAACGAGCAAAAAGCGCGCTTTCCGCTGAAAAAGGGCCTGAACACCGGTTGGGAGTTCATGTCGCAGGTGCGCCCCTCCACGCGCACAGCTGATCAGAAGGAATCCTTCCAGATCACCCTGCCGCACATGGACGACCTCTGGCCCAACCAGACCGTAGTGCCGGAATTCCACCGCATCATGCTGGATTTTGAATACCGCGCCTGGCAGCTGGGCATGCAGGTACTCTCCTGCTTTGCCGAGCGTTTGGGCTTTGCGCGCGACTTTTTCACCAAAGCGCACGACCGCCGCCAGCCTGACTACCAGAGCACCCTGCGCCTGCTGCATTACCTCGCCATGCCGGAGGAAGATCAGGACGAAAGCCTGTGGCGCGCTGGCGCCCACACCGACTTCGACTGCCTGACCATGGTATTCCAGAAGGAAGGTCAGGGCGGCCTGCAGGTCAGCCCGGGCAAGGACGCTGAAGGCGCTGGCGACAACCGCGAGTGGAGCAGCGTGATCCCGCGTGACGACATCATCACCTGCAATATTGGCGACATGCTGATGCGCTGGAGCGACGACCAGCTCAAGTCCACCCTGCACCGCGTGCGCATGCCCAAACCGGGCGAGTACCGTGGGCCGCGTTACAGCATGGCGTTCTTCTGTCAGGCCAACAAGAACGTGATGATCGAGAGTCCGGCGGGCAAGTATCCGCCGATTTCGGCGGCGGATTATTTGTTGCAGCGGATTCAGGCGAACTTTGCTGAGGCTAAGAAGTAG
- a CDS encoding efflux RND transporter periplasmic adaptor subunit, translated as MDRPSQRLRLALVLSLSLGLLAGCTDEPAPAATEARPVKLFTAADPSSQRVREFPARLQAPEQAELSFRLGGELQELKVLEGQEVAKGELIALLDDTDYRLKVSDRQANYDLTRSQFSRMQQLLEKQMVSRAEYDQRKAQYNSAEAALNLAKQELAYTRLNAPFPGVIARTHVEQYQVVQPNQPIATLYARESMDVVFQVPENLLTSLRRDLVPADIHPRVRLGSQHGELVEAIYKEHASQPDPKTLTYDVTLSMPMPDGAVLLPGMSATVIVDFAELSRAGNLPIIVPVEAVFSPDTEPRTQQQVWVTEETEQGLTVVARPVEVGRLTHDGIEILSGLEAGEQVVAAGGAELQAGQRVRPWVRERGL; from the coding sequence ATGGATCGCCCTTCCCAACGTCTCCGCCTTGCCCTTGTTCTCAGCCTAAGTCTTGGCCTGCTCGCCGGGTGTACGGATGAGCCTGCCCCGGCTGCGACCGAAGCCCGGCCGGTAAAGCTGTTTACCGCAGCCGACCCCAGCAGCCAGCGCGTACGCGAGTTTCCCGCGCGCTTACAAGCCCCGGAACAGGCCGAGCTCTCCTTCCGCCTGGGCGGCGAATTGCAGGAATTGAAGGTACTGGAGGGCCAAGAAGTAGCCAAGGGTGAATTGATCGCGCTGCTGGACGACACCGACTACCGCCTCAAGGTCAGCGACCGTCAGGCCAATTACGACCTGACCCGCAGCCAGTTTTCGCGCATGCAGCAGCTGCTTGAAAAGCAGATGGTTTCGCGCGCCGAGTACGATCAGCGCAAGGCGCAGTACAACTCCGCCGAAGCGGCGCTCAACCTGGCCAAGCAAGAGCTGGCCTACACCCGGCTGAACGCGCCCTTTCCCGGTGTGATTGCCCGCACCCACGTTGAGCAATATCAGGTGGTGCAACCCAATCAGCCGATCGCCACCCTGTATGCACGGGAAAGCATGGACGTGGTGTTTCAGGTACCGGAAAACCTGCTGACCAGCCTGCGCCGCGACCTGGTGCCGGCCGATATTCATCCGCGCGTGCGGCTGGGCAGCCAGCACGGCGAGCTGGTAGAGGCCATCTACAAGGAGCACGCCAGCCAGCCCGACCCCAAGACCCTTACTTACGATGTGACCCTCAGCATGCCGATGCCCGACGGCGCCGTGTTGTTGCCGGGCATGAGTGCCACCGTAATCGTCGATTTTGCCGAGCTGAGCCGCGCCGGCAACCTGCCGATCATAGTGCCGGTGGAGGCAGTCTTCAGTCCTGACACCGAGCCGCGCACCCAGCAGCAGGTGTGGGTTACCGAGGAAACCGAGCAGGGCCTGACCGTGGTCGCACGGCCAGTCGAGGTCGGCCGCCTGACTCACGACGGCATCGAGATTCTGTCCGGCCTGGAGGCAGGCGAACAGGTTGTAGCCGCCGGCGGCGCCGAGCTGCAGGCCGGCCAGCGGGTTCGTCCCTGGGTGCGCGAGCGGGGCCTGTAA